In Canis aureus isolate CA01 chromosome 6, VMU_Caureus_v.1.0, whole genome shotgun sequence, one genomic interval encodes:
- the ARHGEF11 gene encoding rho guanine nucleotide exchange factor 11 isoform X14, which yields MLRQEEKELQRICEVYSRNPASPLEEQIEGARRRVTQLQLKIQQEMGGFVDIPTLYSDTSQRASEGRLSLDSQEGDSGMDSGTERLPSLSEALMNRNSALSDPGLDSPRTSPVIMARVAQHHRRQGSDAPGPSTSEQGTDQSPKPLIIGPEEDYDPGYFNNESDIVFQDLEKLKARPAHLGVFLRYIFSQADPSPLLFYLCAEVYQQTNPKDSRGLGKDIWNIFLEKNAPLRVKVPEMLQAEIDLRLRGSEDIRAALHEAQEAAMPEIQEQIQDYRTKRTLGLGSLYGENDLLDLDGDPLRERHVAEKQLAALGDILSKYEEDRSAPMDFALNTYMNHAGLRVRDVRSSSLAEKAQAAPDKDKWLPFFPKTKKQSSNSKKDKDALEDKRRNPILKYIGKPKSSSQSTFHIPLSPVEVKPGNVRNIIQHFENNQPYDAPEPGTQRLSTGSFPEDLLESDSSRSEIRLGRSESLKGREEMKRSRKAENVPRSRSDVDMDAAAEAARLHQSASSSASSLSTRSLENPTPPFTPKMGRRSIESPSLGFCTDALLPHLLEDDLGQLSDLEPEPDTQNWQHTVGKDVVAGLSQREIDRQEVINELFVTEASHLRTLRVLDLIFYQRMKKENLMPREELARLFPNLPELIEIHNSWCEAMRKLREEGPIIREIGDLMLARFDGPAREELQQVAAQFCSYQSIALGLIKTKQRKESRFQLFMQEAESHPQCRRLQLRDLIISEMQRLTKYPLLLESVLKHTEGGTSEHEKLCRARDQCREILKYVNEAVKQTENQHRLEGYQKRLDTTSLERASNPLAAEFKSLDLTARRMVHEGPLTWRISKDKSLDLHVLLLEDLLVLLQKQDEKLMLKCHSKTAAGTSDNKQTFSPVLKLNAVLIRSVATDKRAFFIICTSELGPPQIYELVALTSSDKNTWMELLEEAVRNATRRPIAAPVLAHPPPPDAQEPAHQSPIPTRVGLDSSEVFHSEPESGLLPGGPGPQQRVRGKHPGQLEDPEQESSIEEELGALPHPSASLDGESRGGRTRGPILLPLPGPLFMEGLADSALEDVERLRHLILCSLLPGHRSEAQPTSEPEDDLTPTPSLVSSACHTGDPSSPGRAPHGGEGPEQEDMALCSLERLPPRARNSGIWESPELDRNPEEEASGTEAAGSYKVVRKAEVVGSRAVTALPESQSGPEPPEVEGGAKAAGNCFYVSMPAGPPDSTTEPSQPNSLPVWQTEPEPQAQLQGGSGGCRRPSRSPPSMALRDVGNIFHTIEQLTVKLNRLKDMELAHRELLRSLAGESSGGTTPVGSFHTEAARWTDHSLSPPAREPLASDSRDSHQPGPCSEDGEGGSNTPLEDGTTHAASSPGL from the exons CGTATCTGTGAGGTGTACAGCCGGAACCCTGCCAGCCCACTGGAGGAGCAGATCGAAGGTGCCCGGAGGCGCGTCACGCAGTTACAGCTGAAGATTCAGCAGGAGATGGGTGGCTTCGTG gacaTACCCACCCTATACAGTGACACCAGCCAGAGAGCATCAGAAG GCCGACTCTCTCTGGATTCCCAGGAGGGGGACAGTGGCATGGACTCTGGGACGGAACGCCTCCCCTCCCTCAGTGAG GCACTGATGAATCGGAACTCGGCACTGTCGGACCCTGGGCTGGACAGTCCCCGAACCTCGCCTGTTATCATGGCCAGGGTGGCCCAGCACCACCGGCGGCAGGGCTCGGATGCACCAGGGCCCAGCACCAGTGAGCAG GGCACAGACCAGAGCCCAAAGCCTTTAATCATTGGCCCAGAGGAAGACTACGACCCGGGTTATTTCAACAACGAG AGCGACATCGTGTTCCAAGACCTTGAGAAGCTGAAGGCACGGCCAGCTCACCTGGGTGTTTTCCTGCGGTATATCTTCTCTCAGGCAGACCCCAGTCCGCTG cTTTTTTACTTGTGCGCAGAGGTTTATCAGCAGACAAACCCCAAGGATTCCCGAGGCTTAGGAAAAGACATCTGGAATATTTTCCTGGAGAAGAATGCG CCACTGAGAGTAAAGGTCCCAGAGATGCTGCAAGCTGAAATTG ACTTGCGTCTGCGCGGCAGTGAGGACATTCGCGCTGCCCTCCATGAAGCCCAGGAGGCGGCCATGCCTGAGATCCAGGAGCAGATCCAGGACTACAG AACAAAGCGCACCCTGGGGCTGGGCAGTCTGTACGGTGAGAACGACCTGCTGGACCTGGACGGGGACCCTCTCCGAGAACGCCATGTGGCTGAGAAGCAGCTGGCTGCGCTGGGAGACATCCT GTCCAAGTATGAGGAGGACAGAAG CGCCCCCATGGACTTCGCCCTCAATACCTACATGAACCATGCCGGGCTCCGTGTCCGAGATGTGCGGTCTTCCAGCCTGGCTGAAAAGGCCCAGGCTGCACCTGACAAGGACAAGTGGCTGCCCTTCTTCCCAAAGACCAAGAAG CAGAGTAGCAACTCCaaaaaagacaaggatgccttGGAGGACAAGAGGCGGAACCCGATCCTCAAGTACATTGGGAAGCCCAAAAGCTCGTCGCAGAGCA catttcatATTCCCTTGTCCCCTGTGGAAG TCAAACCAGGCAACGTGAGGAACATCATTCAGCACTTTGAGAACAACCAGCCGTATGATGCCCCAGAGCCTGGGACGCAGCGGCTCTCCACAGGAAGttttcctgaggacctgctggaAAGTGACAG TTCCCGCTCAGAGATTCGCTTGGGCCGTTCCGAGAGCTTGAAGGGTCGGGAGGAGATGAAGCGGTCTCGGAAGGCAGAGAACGTGCCCCGCTCTCGCAGCGACGTGGACATGGATGCAGCTGCAGAGGCGGCCCGCCTCCATCAGTccgcctcctcctctgcctccagcctctccaccag GTCTCTGGAGAACCCAACCCCTCCCTTCACCCCCAAAATGGGCCGCAG GAGCATTGAGTCCCCCAGCCTGGGCTTCTGCACTGACgccctcctccctcacctcctggAGGATGACTTGGGTCAGCTGTCTGACCTAGAGCCCGAGCCTGACACCCAGAACTGGCAGCACACGGTGGGCAAGGACGTGGTGGCCGGCCTGAGCCAGAGGGAGATCGACCGGCAGGAGGTCATCAACG AGCTATTTGTGACAGAGGCCTCCCATCTGCGCACGCTCCGGGTACTGGACCTTATCTTCTACCAGCGGATGAAGAAGGAGAACCTTATGCCTCGGGAGGAGCTGGCCCGGCTCTTCCCCAACCTGCCCGAGCTCATAGAGATCCACA ATTCCTGGTGTGAGGCCATGAGGAAGCTCCGAGAGGAGGGCCCTATTATCAGAGAGATCGGCGACCTCATGCTGGCTCGG TTTGATGGCCCCGCCCGGGAGGAGCTCCAGCAGGTGGCCGCCCAGTTCTGCTCCTACCAGTCCATAGCCCTGGGACTCATCAAGACCAAGCAGCGCAAGGAGAGCCGCTTTCAGCTGTTCATGCAG GAAGCTGAGAGCCACCCTCAGTGCCGGCGGCTGCAGCTCAGAGACCTCATCATCTCGGAGATGCAGCGGCTCACCAAGTATCCCCTGCTGCTGGAGAGCGTCCTCAAGCACACAGAGG GTGGTACCTCTGAGCATGAGAAGCTCTGCCGGGCTCGGGATCAGTGCCGGGAAATTCTCAAGTACGTGAATGAAGCAGTGAAGCAGACAGAGAACCAGCACCGGCTAGAAGGCTACCAGAAACGCCTGGACACCACCTCCCTAGAGAGGGCCAGCAACCCCTTGGCGGCAGAGTTCAAG AGCTTGGATCTTACAGCTAGAAGGATGGTCCATGAGGGGCCCCTGACCTGGAGGATCAGCAAGGATAAGAGCTTGG ACCTCCACGTGCTGCTGCTGGAGGACCTCCTGGTGCTGTTGCAGAAGCAGGATGAGAAACTGATGCTCAAGTGCCACAGCAAGACAGCTGCGGGCACCTCGGACAACAAGCAGACCTTCAGCCCGGTACTCAAGCTCAATGCTGTGCTCATCCGCTCTGTGGCCACAG ATAAACGGGCCTTTTTCATCATCTGCACATCAGAGCTGGGCCCCCCCCAGATCTATGAGCTGGTGGCATTGACGTCGTCAGACAAGAACAC ATGGATGGAGCTCTTGGAGGAGGCCGTGCGGAACGCCACCCGGCGCCCCATTGCTGCCCCAGTgcttgcccatcccccacccccagatgccCAGGAGCCAGCACACCAGAGCCCCATACCCACCAG GGTAGGTCTGGACAGCTCAGAGGTGTTCCACAGCGAACCAGAATCCGGGTTGCTGCCTGGAG gccctgggccccagcaGAGGGTCAGGGGGAAGCACCCGGGCCAGCTAGAGGATCCTGAGCAGGAAAGCAGCATAGAGGAGGAGCTGGGTGCCCTTCCTCACCCCTCTGCATCCCTGGATGGAGAGAGCAGGGGTGGCCGGACACGGGGAcccatcctcctgcccctcccaggccctctGTTCATGGAAGGGCTCGCCGACTCAGCCCTGGAAGATG TGGAGAGACTGCGGCACCTGATCCTATGCAGCCTGCTGCCTGGTCACCGCTCCGAAGCACAGCCCACCAGTGAGCCCGAGGATGACCTGACACCTACACCTTCTCTCGTGAGCAGCGCCTGTCACACTGGGGACCCCAGCTCTCCAGGACGAGCTCCCCATGGGGGTGAAGGGCCAGAGCAGGAGGACATGGCTCTCTGTTCTCTGGAACGCCTGCCCCCACGGGCCAGGAATTCTGGGATCTGGGAGTCCCCAGAGTTGGACAGGAACCCAGAGGAAGAGGCTTCAGGGACAGAGGCAGCAGGAAGTTACAAAGTTGTGAGAAAAG CTGAGGTGGTGGGCAGCAGGGCTGTCACTGCGCTACCAGAGAGCCAGTCAGGGCCTGAGCCGCCCGAAGTGGAAGGCGGAGCCAAGGCTGCGG GAAACTGCTTTTATGTCAGCATGCCAGCAGGACCCCCcgactccaccactgagccctccCAGCCCAACAGCCTCCCTGTCTGGCAGACAGAACCAGAACCACAGGCCCAGCTTCAGGGAGGCAGTGGAGGCTGCAGGCGCCCCAGCCGCTCCCCACCCAGCATGGCCCTCAGGGACGTGGGCAATATCTTCCACACCATCGAGCAACTCACCGTCAAGCTCAACAGGCTCAAG GACATGGAGCTTGCCCACAGGGAGCTGCTCAGGTCGCTTGCAGGAGAGTCGTCCGGTGGCACCACACCTGTGGGCAGCTTCCACACCGAGGCGGCCAGATGGACAGACCACTCCCTGTCACCTCCAGCCAGGGAACCTCTGGCCTCTGACTCCAGGGACAGCCATCAGCCAGGGCCATGCTCTGAGGACGGTGAGGGAG GCTCCAATACCCCCCTGGAAGATGGCACAACACACGCAGCCTCATCCCCGGGACTGTAG